A stretch of the Panicum virgatum strain AP13 chromosome 9N, P.virgatum_v5, whole genome shotgun sequence genome encodes the following:
- the LOC120692742 gene encoding hexokinase-7-like → MVAAAERVVVELREACAAPAARLNEVAAAMEAEMRAGLREEGGSKIKMIISHVENLPTGNEEGFFYALDLGGTNFRVLRVQLAGKEKPVAKRESKVSIPPRIMSGNASELFGFIASALASFVADEGRSNVFEDKQRELGFTFSFPVRKTSIASGTLSYWTKGFKIDDAVGKDVVAELQTAMEKHGVEMRVAALINDAVGTLAAGRYNDEDVVIGVILGTGSNAAYVEEASAIPKFEGELPKSGNTVINTEWGNFSSSCLPITEYDQALDKESLNPGEQIFEKMISGMYLGEIVRRVLLKIASQSTLFGEINQTKLETRDILGTDNISALHHDDTPDLRIVAEKLADNLKIKDTSLETRKMVVEICDIVTTRSARLAAAGIVGILRKIGRAVPGDQRRSVVAIDGSLFDHYAEFRQCLERTLVELLGEEASRSVAVKLTKDGSGLGAALIAAAHS, encoded by the exons atggtggcggcggcggagcgggtggtggtggagctccgggaggcgtgcgcggcgccggcggcgcggctgaaCGAGGTGGCCGCGGCCAtggaggcggagatgcgggccGGGCTGCGCGAGGAGGGCGGCAGCAAGATCAAGATGATCATCTCCCACGTCGAAAACCTCCCCACCGG GAATGAGGAGGGGTTCTTCTACGCCCTGGATCTCGGGGGAACCAACTTCCGCGTCCTTCGCGTGCAGCTCGCGGGCAAAGAGAAGCCCGTCGCCAAGCGCGAGTCCAAGGTCTCCATCCCTCCCCGCATCATGTCAGGCAACGCCTCA GAGCTGTTCGGCTTCATTGCTTCTGCGCTAGCCAGCTTCGTCGCGGACGAAGGGCGCAGCAATGTGtttgaggacaagcaaagggAGCTGGGGTTCACGTTCTCGTTCCCCGTGAGAAAGACATCCATTGCGTCGGGCACCCTTTCCTATTGGACCAAGGGTTTCAAGATCGATGATGCT GTGGGCAAAGATGTTGTCGCTGAACTGCAGACGGCCATGGAGAAACATGGCGTCGAAATGCGTGTGGCTGCATTG ATCAACGATGCTGTTGGGACACTGGCTGCAGGTAGATACAACGATGAGGATGTCGTCATTGGTGTCATACTAGGTACCGGCTCGAATGCCGCCTATGTCGAAGAGGCAAGTGCAATACCGAAGTTTGAGGGCGAGTTGCCTAAATCAGGAAACACG GTGATCAATACGGAATGGGGTAACTTCTCCTCATCCTGCCTCCCAATCACAGAATATGATCAGGCATTAGATAAGGAGAGTTTAAACCCAGGAGAGCAG ATCTTCGAGAAGATGATTTCAGGAATGTACCTTGGTGAAATTGTGAGGAGGGTGCTTCTTAAAATCGCTTCACAGTCTACACTCTTCGGCGAAATCAACCAGACTAAGCTCGAAACCCGAGACATTTTGGG GACTGATAATATCTCCGCGTTGCACCACGACGACACGCCTGATCTGAGAATCGTGGCCGAGAAACTGGCagacaacctcaagatcaaggacACATCCTTGGAGACGAGGAAGATGGTCGTGGAGATCTGCGACATCGTCACCACCAGGTCTGCACGGTTGGCCGCGGCAGGGATCGTCGGCATCCTCAGGAAGATCGGTAGGGCTGTCCCCGGCGACCAGCGGCGGTCGGTCGTCGCCATCGACGGCAGCTTGTTTGACCACTATGCTGAGTTCAGGCAGTGCCTAGAGCGCACGCTGGTGGAGCTGCTGGGGGAGGAAGCGTCCAGGTCGGTGGCGGTGAAACTCACCAAGGACGGGTCCGGACTCGGAGCCGCCCTGATCGCGGCTGCTCACTCCTAG
- the LOC120693311 gene encoding LOW QUALITY PROTEIN: myosin-1-like (The sequence of the model RefSeq protein was modified relative to this genomic sequence to represent the inferred CDS: inserted 1 base in 1 codon): MASVSVRKSTALRARNGPSKLQPTRSMPLDYRYSAAANGPGGARAANGGGRRPAAAEXGEEEKEGEVVWLEGDDADSPYSSKAETAEEEVGERGGGGGEVDSAAAATPRRLSPTAATSPTQDDARWGDTSSYGAKKKHRVFCQLPNGDWALCTVLTTSGDESVLKVSEGKVLRLKTESLQPANPEILDGVDDLMQLSYLSEPSVLYNLQYRYSQDMIYTKAGPVLVAVNPFKNVSLYGTEYIDAYRNKTMDSPHVYAIADAALREMKRDEVNQSIIISGESGAGKTETAKIAMQYLASLGGGSGIEYEILQTNPILEAFGNAKTLRNDNSSRFGKLIEIHFSTTGRICGAMIQTFLLEKSRVVQCAVGERSYHIFYQLCAGAPASLREKLNLKKVDEFKYLKQSCCYSIAGVDDAQMFRTVTEAMNIVHISKEDQESVFAMVSAVLWLGDVSFTVIDNENHVEIIVDEASETVAELLGCSIEDLNLALSKRHMKVNNENIVQKLTLAQATDTRDALAKSVYASLFEWLVEQINKSLSVGKRRTGRSISILDIYGFESFDKNSFEQFCINYANERLQQHFNRHLFKLEQEEYVEDGIDWAKVDFEDNQDCLNLFEKKPLGLLSLLDEESTFPNATDLTFANKLKQHLNSNSCFRGERGKAFAVRHYAGEVVYDSSGFLEKNRDLLHMDSIQLLAKCKSSLPQTFASKMLAQSDNSISVPYRSSAADSQKLSVAMKFKGQLFQLMQRLESTTPHFIRCIKPNNLQLPAIYEQGLVLQQLKCCGVLEVVRISRSGYPTRMTHQKFARRYGFLLLEDVASQDPLSVSVAILHQFNILPEMYQVGYTKLFFRTGQIGKLEDTRNRTLHGILRVQSCFRGHQARHHARERIRGVLALQSFICGENARHIYSCLLRKHRAATILQRNVRCWLARRYFTNIRRASLVIQSGIRGNLVRRCNGNIDLINVLKEFESKQEAEGDQILIKASVLAELQRRILKAEATVREKDEENEMLHQRLQQYENRWLEYEQKMKAMEEMWQKQMRSLQSSLSVAKKSLALDETPRMSDSSVDQSWEINGTHAGSGSQLVPRTAGREMNAGLSVINRLAEEFEQRSQVFADDATFLVEVKSGQADASLNPDMELRRLKQNFDSWKKDFGSRIRETKVILNKLGTGNDSSPNSVKRKWWGRLNTSKFS; this comes from the exons aTGGCGTCGGTCTCCGTGCGGAAGTCCACGGCGCTGCGGGCGCGCAACGGGCCCAGCAAGCTGCAGCCGACGCGGTCCATGCCGCTCGACTACAGGTACTCGGCAGCGGCAAACGGGCCAGGCGGCGCCCgggcggcgaacggcggcggccgtcgaccTGCCGCCGCGG TtggagaggaggagaaggaagggGAGGTGGTGTGGTTGGAGGGTGACGACGCGGACTCGCCGTACAGCTCCAAGGCGGAAACAGCtgaggaggaggtgggggagaggggtggaggcggcggggaggtggATTCCGCAGCTGCGGCAACGCCGAGGCGGCTGTCGCCCACGGCTGCTACGAGCCCCACCCAAGACGACGCCAGGTGGGGTGACACCAGCTCGTACGGCGCTAAGAAG AAGCATAGAGTTTTTTGTCAGCTTCCGAATGGTGATTGGGCATTATGCACTGTCCTTACAACCTCTGGTGACGAGTCGGTCCTAAAGGTTTCTGAAGGAAAA GTCCTGAGGTTAAAAACAGAGAGTCTTCAACCTGCAAATCCTGAAATTCTTGATGGAGTGGATGATCTTATGCAGCTAAGTTATCTAAGTGAACCATCAGTACTGTACAATTTGCAGTACAGATACTCCCAAGACATGATTTAT ACTAAAGCAGGCCCAGTTTTGGTGGCTGTCAACCCTTTCAAGAATGTTTCACTATATGGTACTGAGTACATTGATGCATATAGAAATAAAACAATGGACAGCCCACATGTTTATGCAATAGCAGATGCAGCTCTTCGTGAAATGAAACGAG ATGAAGTTAACCAGTCTATAATTATAAG TGGTGAGAGTGGAGCAGGGAAAACAGAAACTGCGAAAATTGCTATGCAGTACCTGGCTTCTCTTGGAGGTGGAAGTGGCATTGAGTATGAGATTCTACAGACCAATCCAATACTCGAAGCTTTTGGAAATGCAAAGACATTGAGAAATGATAACTCAAGTCGTTTC GGAAAGCTTATTGAAATTCATTTCAGTACAACTGGAAGAATATGTGGTGCCATGATTCAAACAT TTTTACTCGAGAAG TCCAGAGTAGTACAATGTGCTGTTGGTGAGCGATCCTACCATATATTTTATCAGCTATGTGCTGGTGCACCTGCTTCTCTTAGAG AgaaattgaatttgaaaaaggtGGATGAGTTCAAATATCTTAAGCAGAGCTGTTGCTATTCAATTGCTGGTGTGGATGATGCCCAAATGTTTCGAACTGTGACG GAAGCTATGAACATTGTCCATATCagcaaagaagaccaagagAGTGTTTTTGCAATGGTCTCTGCGGTCCTTTGGCTTGGGGATGTCTCGTTCACTGTCATTGATAATGAAAATCATGTTGAAATCATTGTAGATGAAG CTTCCGAAACAGTTGCAGAGCTTCTTGGCTGCAGTATTGAAGATCTTAATTTGGCTTTGTCAAAGCGCCACATGAAAGTCAATAATGAAAACATTGTCCAGAAACTTACACTTGCCCAG GCTACTGACACAAGAGACGCTCTGGCCAAATCAGTCTATGCCAGTTTGTTTGAGTGGCTTGTAGAACAAATTAATAAGTCTCTCTCAGTTGGCAAGCGTCGAACTGGGAGATCAATCAGTATTCTTGATATCTACGGCTTTGAATCATTTGAT AAGAACAGTTTCGAACAGTTCTGCATCAATTATGCCAATGAGAGGCTACAACAACATTTCAATCGTCATTTGTTTAAGCTTGAACAAGAG GAATATGTTGAGGATGGCATTGACTGGGCAAAGGTTGATTTTGAGGACAATCAAGACTGTTTGAATCTCTTTGAGAAA AAACCACTGGGGTTATTGTCTCTGCTGGATGAGGAATCAACTTTCCCCAACGCCACAGATCTTACTTTTGCAAACAAGCTTAAGCAACATCTTAACTCGAACTCTTGCTTCAGAGGAGAAAGAGGCAAGGCATTCGCTGTCCGTCACTACGCAGGAGAG GTGGTTTATGATTCTTCGGGGTTTCTGGAGAAAAATAGAGATTTGTTGCACATGGACTCCATACAGCTCCTTGCCAAATGCAAATCTTCTCTGCCACAAACGTTTGCATCTAAGATGCTAGCTCAATCGGATAATTCTATATCTGTTCCATATAGATCCAGTGCTGCCGATTCTCAAAAGCTAAGTGTTGCTATGAAGTTTAAG GGACAACTATTCCAACTTATGCAGAGACTGGAAAGTACAACACCACACTTTATTCGCTGCATTAAACCAAATAATCTACAGCTTCCAGCAATTTACGAACAAGGTCTTGTGCTTCAACAACTAAAATGCTGTGGAGTTCTTGAGGTTGTCCGGATTTCAAGATCTGGATATCCAACTAGAATGACTCATCAGAAGTTTGCTCGGCG GTAtggctttcttcttcttgaggATGTTGCATCTCAAGACCCACTTAGTGTTTCAGTTGCAATTCTTCATCAGTTCAACATTTTGCCTGAGATGTATCAAGTTGGCTACACAAAATTATTTTTCCGAACTGGTCAG ATCGGCAAACTTGAAGATACTCGGAATCGTACTCTGCATGGTATTTTAAGGGTTCAAAGTTGTTTCAGAGGGCATCAAGCACGTCATCATGCTAGAGAACGAATAAGAGGAGTTTTGGCTCTTCAATCAT TCATTTGCGGTGAGAATGCGCGTCACATTTATTCCTGTCTGTTGAGGAAACATAGGGCAGCAACTATTCTGCAGAGAAATGTGAGATGTTGGCTTGCAAGAAGGTATTTCACAAATATCCGGAGGGCCTCATTGGTAATACAGTCTG GTATTCGTGGTAATCTTGTTCGAAGATGTAACGGCAATATTGATCTGATAAACGTGTTAAAAGAGTTTGAATCAAAACAG GAGGCAGAGGGTGACCAAATTTTGATCAAGGCATCAGTCCTTGCTGAGTTACAGAGGCGGATATTGAAAGCTGAGGCCACAGTTCGAGAGAAGGATGAAGAGAATGAGATGCTTCATCAGCGGCTTCAGCAATACGAAAACCGATGGTTAGAGTACGAGCAGAAAATGAAAGCTATGGAGGAAATGTGGCAGAAGCAAATGCGGTCATTGCAATCAAGCCTTTCAGTAGCGAAGAAGAGCCTTGCTCTGGATGAGACCCCTAGGATGTCGGACTCATCGGTGGATCAGAGCTGGGAGATCAATGGGACACATGCTGGAAGTGGATCTCAGCTGGTGCCGCGCACCGCCGGGCGGGAAATGAATGCAGGCCTTAGCGTCATCAACCGCCTAGCAGAGGAATTCGAGCAGCGGAGCCAGGtctttgctgatgatgccaCGTTCCTAGTTGAGGTCAAGTCCGGGCAAGCAGATGCCAGCCTGAACCCGGACATGGAGCTCCGTAGGCTGAAGCAGAACTTCGACTCATGGAAGAAAGACTTCGGCAGCCGCATCAGGGAGACGAAGGTGATCTTGAACAAACTTGGTACTGGCAATGATTCGTCGCCCAATTCCGTGAAGCGGAAATGGTGGGGTAGGTTGAACACCTCCAAGTTTTCGTGA